The Vidua macroura isolate BioBank_ID:100142 chromosome 11, ASM2450914v1, whole genome shotgun sequence genome includes a region encoding these proteins:
- the SLC38A8 gene encoding putative sodium-coupled neutral amino acid transporter 8 isoform X4 has product MERAAGEARPLLPAPGGSAGLSSPGLSSAGAVFILLKSALGAGLLSFPWAFGRAGGAVPALLVELGSLVFLVSGLAVLGYAAALSAQPTYQGVVRAVCGAAVGKLCEVCFLLNLFMISVALLRVVGDQLEKLCDYLYPNGTLSGAPQLPPWYVDQRFTLSALCVLVIFPLSVPREIGFQKYSSVLGTLAACYLTLVVILKYYLQAESLRLTELPQPSRSSSWTSIFSVIPTICFGFQCHEACVAIYSSMRNQSFSHWVTVSVLSMLICLLIYSLTAGLYGYLTFGEAVASDVLMSYPGNDPLVIVARLLFGVSIVTIYPIVVLLGRSVVKDLWAAPKRGAVAVSEAHERRSRVALTVTWMAATLGIALFVPDIGKVIELIGGISAFFIFIFPGLCLVCVTGTRSLGPRKNLCSCRCRAALIAWGVLSVLGGAFVCGQSAALAVLGLLR; this is encoded by the exons ATGGAGCGGGCGGCGGGCGAGGCCCGGCCCCTGCTGCCGGCGCCGGGGGGCTCCGCCGGGCTCTCCTCGCCCGGGCTCTCCTCCGCCGGCGCCGTCTTCATCCTGCTCAAGTCTGCGCTGGGCGCGGGGCTGCTGAGCTTCCCCTGGGCCTTTGGCAGGGCCGGCGGGGCCGTCCCCGCCCTCCTGGTGGAGCTG GGCTCGCTGGTGTTCCTGGTGAGCGGGCTGGCGGTGCTGGGCTACGCCGCGGCCCTCAGCGCCCAGCCCACCTACCAGGGCGTGGTCCGGGCCGTGTGCGGGGCGGCCGTGGGGAAGCTCTGTGAGGTCTGCTTCCTCCTCAACCTCTTCATGATCTCCGTGGCCCTTCTCAGGGTGGTGGGCGACCAGCTGGAGAAAC TGTGTGACTACCTGTACCCCAACGGGACACTGAGTGGGGCCCCTCAGCTGCCCCCCTGGTACGTGGACCAGCGCTTCACCCTCTCAGCTCTCTGTGTCCTCGTCATCTTCCCActctctgtccccagggagATCGGCTTCCAAAAGTACTCCAG CGTCCTGGGCACGCTGGCTGCCTGCTACCTCACTCTGGTCGTCATCCTGAAATACTACCTGCAGGCAGAGAGCCTGCGTTTGactgagctgccccagccctccAG GTCCTCCTCCTGGACCTCCATCTTCAGTGTCATTCCCACCATCTGCTTTGGCTTCCAG TGCCACGAGGCATGTGTGGCCATCTACAGCAGCATGCGCAACCAGAGCTTCTCCCACTGGGTCACCGTCTCTGTGCTCTCCATGCTCATTTGCCTGCTCATCTACTCCCTCACTG CAGGGCTCTATGGCTACCTGACCTTTGGCGAGGCCGTGGCATCCGATGTCCTGATGTCCTACCCAGGGAATGACCCGCTTGTCATCGTCGCCCGCCTGCTCTTTGGCGTTTCCATTGTCACCATTTACCCCattgtggtgctgctgggcag ATCCGTGGTGAAGGACTTGTGGGCAGCCCCGAAGCGCGGGGCCGTGGCAGTGTCTGAGGCACATGAGCGGCGCAGCCGGGTGGCACTGACGGTCACCTGGATGGCTGCCACGCTGGGCATCGCCCTGTTTGTCCCCGACATCGGCAAAGTCATCGAGCTCATTGGGGGCATCAGCGccttcttcatcttcatcttccCAG ggctgtgcctcgTGTGCGTGACTGGGACCCGCAGCCTCGGGCCACGCAAAAA CCTCTGCTCGTGtcgctgcagggctgctctcatcGCCTGGGGGGTTCTCTCCGTTCTCGGCGGTGCCTTCGTGTGCGGGCAGAGCGCTGCCCTGgccgtgctggggctgctgcgcTGA
- the SLC38A8 gene encoding putative sodium-coupled neutral amino acid transporter 8 isoform X7, which translates to MERAAGEARPLLPAPGGSAGLSSPGLSSAGAVFILLKSALGAGLLSFPWAFGRAGGAVPALLVELGSLVFLVSGLAVLGYAAALSAQPTYQGVVRAVCGAAVGKLCEVCFLLNLFMISVALLRVVGDQLEKLCDYLYPNGTLSGAPQLPPWYVDQRFTLSALCVLVIFPLSVPREIGFQKYSSVLGTLAACYLTLVVILKYYLQAESLRLTELPQPSRSSSWTSIFSVIPTICFGFQCHEACVAIYSSMRNQSFSHWVTVSVLSMLICLLIYSLTGLYGYLTFGEAVASDVLMSYPGNDPLVIVARLLFGVSIVTIYPIVVLLGRSVVKDLWAAPKRGAVAVSEAHERRSRVALTVTWMAATLGIALFVPDIGKVIELIGGISAFFIFIFPGLCLVCVTGTRSLGPRKKAALIAWGVLSVLGGAFVCGQSAALAVLGLLR; encoded by the exons ATGGAGCGGGCGGCGGGCGAGGCCCGGCCCCTGCTGCCGGCGCCGGGGGGCTCCGCCGGGCTCTCCTCGCCCGGGCTCTCCTCCGCCGGCGCCGTCTTCATCCTGCTCAAGTCTGCGCTGGGCGCGGGGCTGCTGAGCTTCCCCTGGGCCTTTGGCAGGGCCGGCGGGGCCGTCCCCGCCCTCCTGGTGGAGCTG GGCTCGCTGGTGTTCCTGGTGAGCGGGCTGGCGGTGCTGGGCTACGCCGCGGCCCTCAGCGCCCAGCCCACCTACCAGGGCGTGGTCCGGGCCGTGTGCGGGGCGGCCGTGGGGAAGCTCTGTGAGGTCTGCTTCCTCCTCAACCTCTTCATGATCTCCGTGGCCCTTCTCAGGGTGGTGGGCGACCAGCTGGAGAAAC TGTGTGACTACCTGTACCCCAACGGGACACTGAGTGGGGCCCCTCAGCTGCCCCCCTGGTACGTGGACCAGCGCTTCACCCTCTCAGCTCTCTGTGTCCTCGTCATCTTCCCActctctgtccccagggagATCGGCTTCCAAAAGTACTCCAG CGTCCTGGGCACGCTGGCTGCCTGCTACCTCACTCTGGTCGTCATCCTGAAATACTACCTGCAGGCAGAGAGCCTGCGTTTGactgagctgccccagccctccAG GTCCTCCTCCTGGACCTCCATCTTCAGTGTCATTCCCACCATCTGCTTTGGCTTCCAG TGCCACGAGGCATGTGTGGCCATCTACAGCAGCATGCGCAACCAGAGCTTCTCCCACTGGGTCACCGTCTCTGTGCTCTCCATGCTCATTTGCCTGCTCATCTACTCCCTCACTG GGCTCTATGGCTACCTGACCTTTGGCGAGGCCGTGGCATCCGATGTCCTGATGTCCTACCCAGGGAATGACCCGCTTGTCATCGTCGCCCGCCTGCTCTTTGGCGTTTCCATTGTCACCATTTACCCCattgtggtgctgctgggcag ATCCGTGGTGAAGGACTTGTGGGCAGCCCCGAAGCGCGGGGCCGTGGCAGTGTCTGAGGCACATGAGCGGCGCAGCCGGGTGGCACTGACGGTCACCTGGATGGCTGCCACGCTGGGCATCGCCCTGTTTGTCCCCGACATCGGCAAAGTCATCGAGCTCATTGGGGGCATCAGCGccttcttcatcttcatcttccCAG ggctgtgcctcgTGTGCGTGACTGGGACCCGCAGCCTCGGGCCACGCAAAAA ggctgctctcatcGCCTGGGGGGTTCTCTCCGTTCTCGGCGGTGCCTTCGTGTGCGGGCAGAGCGCTGCCCTGgccgtgctggggctgctgcgcTGA
- the SLC38A8 gene encoding putative sodium-coupled neutral amino acid transporter 8 isoform X6 yields the protein MERAAGEARPLLPAPGGSAGLSSPGLSSAGAVFILLKSALGAGLLSFPWAFGRAGGAVPALLVELGSLVFLVSGLAVLGYAAALSAQPTYQGVVRAVCGAAVGKLCEVCFLLNLFMISVALLRVVGDQLEKLCDYLYPNGTLSGAPQLPPWYVDQRFTLSALCVLVIFPLSVPREIGFQKYSSVLGTLAACYLTLVVILKYYLQAESLRLTELPQPSRSSSWTSIFSVIPTICFGFQCHEACVAIYSSMRNQSFSHWVTVSVLSMLICLLIYSLTAGLYGYLTFGEAVASDVLMSYPGNDPLVIVARLLFGVSIVTIYPIVVLLGRSVVKDLWAAPKRGAVAVSEAHERRSRVALTVTWMAATLGIALFVPDIGKVIELIGGISAFFIFIFPAGLCLVCVTGTRSLGPRKKAALIAWGVLSVLGGAFVCGQSAALAVLGLLR from the exons ATGGAGCGGGCGGCGGGCGAGGCCCGGCCCCTGCTGCCGGCGCCGGGGGGCTCCGCCGGGCTCTCCTCGCCCGGGCTCTCCTCCGCCGGCGCCGTCTTCATCCTGCTCAAGTCTGCGCTGGGCGCGGGGCTGCTGAGCTTCCCCTGGGCCTTTGGCAGGGCCGGCGGGGCCGTCCCCGCCCTCCTGGTGGAGCTG GGCTCGCTGGTGTTCCTGGTGAGCGGGCTGGCGGTGCTGGGCTACGCCGCGGCCCTCAGCGCCCAGCCCACCTACCAGGGCGTGGTCCGGGCCGTGTGCGGGGCGGCCGTGGGGAAGCTCTGTGAGGTCTGCTTCCTCCTCAACCTCTTCATGATCTCCGTGGCCCTTCTCAGGGTGGTGGGCGACCAGCTGGAGAAAC TGTGTGACTACCTGTACCCCAACGGGACACTGAGTGGGGCCCCTCAGCTGCCCCCCTGGTACGTGGACCAGCGCTTCACCCTCTCAGCTCTCTGTGTCCTCGTCATCTTCCCActctctgtccccagggagATCGGCTTCCAAAAGTACTCCAG CGTCCTGGGCACGCTGGCTGCCTGCTACCTCACTCTGGTCGTCATCCTGAAATACTACCTGCAGGCAGAGAGCCTGCGTTTGactgagctgccccagccctccAG GTCCTCCTCCTGGACCTCCATCTTCAGTGTCATTCCCACCATCTGCTTTGGCTTCCAG TGCCACGAGGCATGTGTGGCCATCTACAGCAGCATGCGCAACCAGAGCTTCTCCCACTGGGTCACCGTCTCTGTGCTCTCCATGCTCATTTGCCTGCTCATCTACTCCCTCACTG CAGGGCTCTATGGCTACCTGACCTTTGGCGAGGCCGTGGCATCCGATGTCCTGATGTCCTACCCAGGGAATGACCCGCTTGTCATCGTCGCCCGCCTGCTCTTTGGCGTTTCCATTGTCACCATTTACCCCattgtggtgctgctgggcag ATCCGTGGTGAAGGACTTGTGGGCAGCCCCGAAGCGCGGGGCCGTGGCAGTGTCTGAGGCACATGAGCGGCGCAGCCGGGTGGCACTGACGGTCACCTGGATGGCTGCCACGCTGGGCATCGCCCTGTTTGTCCCCGACATCGGCAAAGTCATCGAGCTCATTGGGGGCATCAGCGccttcttcatcttcatcttccCAG cagggctgtgcctcgTGTGCGTGACTGGGACCCGCAGCCTCGGGCCACGCAAAAA ggctgctctcatcGCCTGGGGGGTTCTCTCCGTTCTCGGCGGTGCCTTCGTGTGCGGGCAGAGCGCTGCCCTGgccgtgctggggctgctgcgcTGA
- the SLC38A8 gene encoding putative sodium-coupled neutral amino acid transporter 8 isoform X5, with the protein MERAAGEARPLLPAPGGSAGLSSPGLSSAGAVFILLKSALGAGLLSFPWAFGRAGGAVPALLVELGSLVFLVSGLAVLGYAAALSAQPTYQGVVRAVCGAAVGKLCEVCFLLNLFMISVALLRVVGDQLEKLCDYLYPNGTLSGAPQLPPWYVDQRFTLSALCVLVIFPLSVPREIGFQKYSSVLGTLAACYLTLVVILKYYLQAESLRLTELPQPSRSSSWTSIFSVIPTICFGFQCHEACVAIYSSMRNQSFSHWVTVSVLSMLICLLIYSLTAGLYGYLTFGEAVASDVLMSYPGNDPLVIVARLLFGVSIVTIYPIVVLLGRSVVKDLWAAPKRGAVAVSEAHERRSRVALTVTWMAATLGIALFVPDIGKVIELIGGISAFFIFIFPGKRLCLVCVTGTRSLGPRKKAALIAWGVLSVLGGAFVCGQSAALAVLGLLR; encoded by the exons ATGGAGCGGGCGGCGGGCGAGGCCCGGCCCCTGCTGCCGGCGCCGGGGGGCTCCGCCGGGCTCTCCTCGCCCGGGCTCTCCTCCGCCGGCGCCGTCTTCATCCTGCTCAAGTCTGCGCTGGGCGCGGGGCTGCTGAGCTTCCCCTGGGCCTTTGGCAGGGCCGGCGGGGCCGTCCCCGCCCTCCTGGTGGAGCTG GGCTCGCTGGTGTTCCTGGTGAGCGGGCTGGCGGTGCTGGGCTACGCCGCGGCCCTCAGCGCCCAGCCCACCTACCAGGGCGTGGTCCGGGCCGTGTGCGGGGCGGCCGTGGGGAAGCTCTGTGAGGTCTGCTTCCTCCTCAACCTCTTCATGATCTCCGTGGCCCTTCTCAGGGTGGTGGGCGACCAGCTGGAGAAAC TGTGTGACTACCTGTACCCCAACGGGACACTGAGTGGGGCCCCTCAGCTGCCCCCCTGGTACGTGGACCAGCGCTTCACCCTCTCAGCTCTCTGTGTCCTCGTCATCTTCCCActctctgtccccagggagATCGGCTTCCAAAAGTACTCCAG CGTCCTGGGCACGCTGGCTGCCTGCTACCTCACTCTGGTCGTCATCCTGAAATACTACCTGCAGGCAGAGAGCCTGCGTTTGactgagctgccccagccctccAG GTCCTCCTCCTGGACCTCCATCTTCAGTGTCATTCCCACCATCTGCTTTGGCTTCCAG TGCCACGAGGCATGTGTGGCCATCTACAGCAGCATGCGCAACCAGAGCTTCTCCCACTGGGTCACCGTCTCTGTGCTCTCCATGCTCATTTGCCTGCTCATCTACTCCCTCACTG CAGGGCTCTATGGCTACCTGACCTTTGGCGAGGCCGTGGCATCCGATGTCCTGATGTCCTACCCAGGGAATGACCCGCTTGTCATCGTCGCCCGCCTGCTCTTTGGCGTTTCCATTGTCACCATTTACCCCattgtggtgctgctgggcag ATCCGTGGTGAAGGACTTGTGGGCAGCCCCGAAGCGCGGGGCCGTGGCAGTGTCTGAGGCACATGAGCGGCGCAGCCGGGTGGCACTGACGGTCACCTGGATGGCTGCCACGCTGGGCATCGCCCTGTTTGTCCCCGACATCGGCAAAGTCATCGAGCTCATTGGGGGCATCAGCGccttcttcatcttcatcttccCAGGCAAGA ggctgtgcctcgTGTGCGTGACTGGGACCCGCAGCCTCGGGCCACGCAAAAA ggctgctctcatcGCCTGGGGGGTTCTCTCCGTTCTCGGCGGTGCCTTCGTGTGCGGGCAGAGCGCTGCCCTGgccgtgctggggctgctgcgcTGA
- the SLC38A8 gene encoding putative sodium-coupled neutral amino acid transporter 8 isoform X1 — translation MERAAGEARPLLPAPGGSAGLSSPGLSSAGAVFILLKSALGAGLLSFPWAFGRAGGAVPALLVELGSLVFLVSGLAVLGYAAALSAQPTYQGVVRAVCGAAVGKLCEVCFLLNLFMISVALLRVVGDQLEKLCDYLYPNGTLSGAPQLPPWYVDQRFTLSALCVLVIFPLSVPREIGFQKYSSVLGTLAACYLTLVVILKYYLQAESLRLTELPQPSRSSSWTSIFSVIPTICFGFQCHEACVAIYSSMRNQSFSHWVTVSVLSMLICLLIYSLTGNPSTKPFTPPCPGGPLSPWLIHPSQNSSVRLAARLPNPTSLSAGLYGYLTFGEAVASDVLMSYPGNDPLVIVARLLFGVSIVTIYPIVVLLGRSVVKDLWAAPKRGAVAVSEAHERRSRVALTVTWMAATLGIALFVPDIGKVIELIGGISAFFIFIFPGLCLVCVTGTRSLGPRKKAALIAWGVLSVLGGAFVCGQSAALAVLGLLR, via the exons ATGGAGCGGGCGGCGGGCGAGGCCCGGCCCCTGCTGCCGGCGCCGGGGGGCTCCGCCGGGCTCTCCTCGCCCGGGCTCTCCTCCGCCGGCGCCGTCTTCATCCTGCTCAAGTCTGCGCTGGGCGCGGGGCTGCTGAGCTTCCCCTGGGCCTTTGGCAGGGCCGGCGGGGCCGTCCCCGCCCTCCTGGTGGAGCTG GGCTCGCTGGTGTTCCTGGTGAGCGGGCTGGCGGTGCTGGGCTACGCCGCGGCCCTCAGCGCCCAGCCCACCTACCAGGGCGTGGTCCGGGCCGTGTGCGGGGCGGCCGTGGGGAAGCTCTGTGAGGTCTGCTTCCTCCTCAACCTCTTCATGATCTCCGTGGCCCTTCTCAGGGTGGTGGGCGACCAGCTGGAGAAAC TGTGTGACTACCTGTACCCCAACGGGACACTGAGTGGGGCCCCTCAGCTGCCCCCCTGGTACGTGGACCAGCGCTTCACCCTCTCAGCTCTCTGTGTCCTCGTCATCTTCCCActctctgtccccagggagATCGGCTTCCAAAAGTACTCCAG CGTCCTGGGCACGCTGGCTGCCTGCTACCTCACTCTGGTCGTCATCCTGAAATACTACCTGCAGGCAGAGAGCCTGCGTTTGactgagctgccccagccctccAG GTCCTCCTCCTGGACCTCCATCTTCAGTGTCATTCCCACCATCTGCTTTGGCTTCCAG TGCCACGAGGCATGTGTGGCCATCTACAGCAGCATGCGCAACCAGAGCTTCTCCCACTGGGTCACCGTCTCTGTGCTCTCCATGCTCATTTGCCTGCTCATCTACTCCCTCACTGGTAACCCCAGCACCAAACCCTTCACTCCTCCTTGCCCCGGGGGTCCCCTCTCCCCTTGGCTCATCCATCCTTCTCAGAATTCCTCTGTCCGGCTCGCTGCTCGGCTGCCCAACCCCACCTCCCTGTCAGCAGGGCTCTATGGCTACCTGACCTTTGGCGAGGCCGTGGCATCCGATGTCCTGATGTCCTACCCAGGGAATGACCCGCTTGTCATCGTCGCCCGCCTGCTCTTTGGCGTTTCCATTGTCACCATTTACCCCattgtggtgctgctgggcag ATCCGTGGTGAAGGACTTGTGGGCAGCCCCGAAGCGCGGGGCCGTGGCAGTGTCTGAGGCACATGAGCGGCGCAGCCGGGTGGCACTGACGGTCACCTGGATGGCTGCCACGCTGGGCATCGCCCTGTTTGTCCCCGACATCGGCAAAGTCATCGAGCTCATTGGGGGCATCAGCGccttcttcatcttcatcttccCAG ggctgtgcctcgTGTGCGTGACTGGGACCCGCAGCCTCGGGCCACGCAAAAA ggctgctctcatcGCCTGGGGGGTTCTCTCCGTTCTCGGCGGTGCCTTCGTGTGCGGGCAGAGCGCTGCCCTGgccgtgctggggctgctgcgcTGA
- the SLC38A8 gene encoding putative sodium-coupled neutral amino acid transporter 8 isoform X3 — translation MERAAGEARPLLPAPGGSAGLSSPGLSSAGAVFILLKSALGAGLLSFPWAFGRAGGAVPALLVELGSLVFLVSGLAVLGYAAALSAQPTYQGVVRAVCGAAVGKLCEVCFLLNLFMISVALLRVVGDQLEKLCDYLYPNGTLSGAPQLPPWYVDQRFTLSALCVLVIFPLSVPREIGFQKYSSVLGTLAACYLTLVVILKYYLQAESLRLTELPQPSRSSSWTSIFSVIPTICFGFQCHEACVAIYSSMRNQSFSHWVTVSVLSMLICLLIYSLTAGLYGYLTFGEAVASDVLMSYPGNDPLVIVARLLFGVSIVTIYPIVVLLGRSVVKDLWAAPKRGAVAVSEAHERRSRVALTVTWMAATLGIALFVPDIGKVIELIGGISAFFIFIFPGKTGLCLVCVTGTRSLGPRKNLCSCRCRAALIAWGVLSVLGGAFVCGQSAALAVLGLLR, via the exons ATGGAGCGGGCGGCGGGCGAGGCCCGGCCCCTGCTGCCGGCGCCGGGGGGCTCCGCCGGGCTCTCCTCGCCCGGGCTCTCCTCCGCCGGCGCCGTCTTCATCCTGCTCAAGTCTGCGCTGGGCGCGGGGCTGCTGAGCTTCCCCTGGGCCTTTGGCAGGGCCGGCGGGGCCGTCCCCGCCCTCCTGGTGGAGCTG GGCTCGCTGGTGTTCCTGGTGAGCGGGCTGGCGGTGCTGGGCTACGCCGCGGCCCTCAGCGCCCAGCCCACCTACCAGGGCGTGGTCCGGGCCGTGTGCGGGGCGGCCGTGGGGAAGCTCTGTGAGGTCTGCTTCCTCCTCAACCTCTTCATGATCTCCGTGGCCCTTCTCAGGGTGGTGGGCGACCAGCTGGAGAAAC TGTGTGACTACCTGTACCCCAACGGGACACTGAGTGGGGCCCCTCAGCTGCCCCCCTGGTACGTGGACCAGCGCTTCACCCTCTCAGCTCTCTGTGTCCTCGTCATCTTCCCActctctgtccccagggagATCGGCTTCCAAAAGTACTCCAG CGTCCTGGGCACGCTGGCTGCCTGCTACCTCACTCTGGTCGTCATCCTGAAATACTACCTGCAGGCAGAGAGCCTGCGTTTGactgagctgccccagccctccAG GTCCTCCTCCTGGACCTCCATCTTCAGTGTCATTCCCACCATCTGCTTTGGCTTCCAG TGCCACGAGGCATGTGTGGCCATCTACAGCAGCATGCGCAACCAGAGCTTCTCCCACTGGGTCACCGTCTCTGTGCTCTCCATGCTCATTTGCCTGCTCATCTACTCCCTCACTG CAGGGCTCTATGGCTACCTGACCTTTGGCGAGGCCGTGGCATCCGATGTCCTGATGTCCTACCCAGGGAATGACCCGCTTGTCATCGTCGCCCGCCTGCTCTTTGGCGTTTCCATTGTCACCATTTACCCCattgtggtgctgctgggcag ATCCGTGGTGAAGGACTTGTGGGCAGCCCCGAAGCGCGGGGCCGTGGCAGTGTCTGAGGCACATGAGCGGCGCAGCCGGGTGGCACTGACGGTCACCTGGATGGCTGCCACGCTGGGCATCGCCCTGTTTGTCCCCGACATCGGCAAAGTCATCGAGCTCATTGGGGGCATCAGCGccttcttcatcttcatcttccCAGGCAAGA cagggctgtgcctcgTGTGCGTGACTGGGACCCGCAGCCTCGGGCCACGCAAAAA CCTCTGCTCGTGtcgctgcagggctgctctcatcGCCTGGGGGGTTCTCTCCGTTCTCGGCGGTGCCTTCGTGTGCGGGCAGAGCGCTGCCCTGgccgtgctggggctgctgcgcTGA
- the SLC38A8 gene encoding putative sodium-coupled neutral amino acid transporter 8 isoform X2 produces MERAAGEARPLLPAPGGSAGLSSPGLSSAGAVFILLKSALGAGLLSFPWAFGRAGGAVPALLVELGSLVFLVSGLAVLGYAAALSAQPTYQGVVRAVCGAAVGKLCEVCFLLNLFMISVALLRVVGDQLEKLCDYLYPNGTLSGAPQLPPWYVDQRFTLSALCVLVIFPLSVPREIGFQKYSSVLGTLAACYLTLVVILKYYLQAESLRLTELPQPSRSSSWTSIFSVIPTICFGFQCHEACVAIYSSMRNQSFSHWVTVSVLSMLICLLIYSLTAGLYGYLTFGEAVASDVLMSYPGNDPLVIVARLLFGVSIVTIYPIVVLLGRSVVKDLWAAPKRGAVAVSEAHERRSRVALTVTWMAATLGIALFVPDIGKVIELIGGISAFFIFIFPGKTGLCLVCVTGTRSLGPRKKATQVGDQHEHEEKGRHELGRWRLRGDSPSLPGTVREGARC; encoded by the exons ATGGAGCGGGCGGCGGGCGAGGCCCGGCCCCTGCTGCCGGCGCCGGGGGGCTCCGCCGGGCTCTCCTCGCCCGGGCTCTCCTCCGCCGGCGCCGTCTTCATCCTGCTCAAGTCTGCGCTGGGCGCGGGGCTGCTGAGCTTCCCCTGGGCCTTTGGCAGGGCCGGCGGGGCCGTCCCCGCCCTCCTGGTGGAGCTG GGCTCGCTGGTGTTCCTGGTGAGCGGGCTGGCGGTGCTGGGCTACGCCGCGGCCCTCAGCGCCCAGCCCACCTACCAGGGCGTGGTCCGGGCCGTGTGCGGGGCGGCCGTGGGGAAGCTCTGTGAGGTCTGCTTCCTCCTCAACCTCTTCATGATCTCCGTGGCCCTTCTCAGGGTGGTGGGCGACCAGCTGGAGAAAC TGTGTGACTACCTGTACCCCAACGGGACACTGAGTGGGGCCCCTCAGCTGCCCCCCTGGTACGTGGACCAGCGCTTCACCCTCTCAGCTCTCTGTGTCCTCGTCATCTTCCCActctctgtccccagggagATCGGCTTCCAAAAGTACTCCAG CGTCCTGGGCACGCTGGCTGCCTGCTACCTCACTCTGGTCGTCATCCTGAAATACTACCTGCAGGCAGAGAGCCTGCGTTTGactgagctgccccagccctccAG GTCCTCCTCCTGGACCTCCATCTTCAGTGTCATTCCCACCATCTGCTTTGGCTTCCAG TGCCACGAGGCATGTGTGGCCATCTACAGCAGCATGCGCAACCAGAGCTTCTCCCACTGGGTCACCGTCTCTGTGCTCTCCATGCTCATTTGCCTGCTCATCTACTCCCTCACTG CAGGGCTCTATGGCTACCTGACCTTTGGCGAGGCCGTGGCATCCGATGTCCTGATGTCCTACCCAGGGAATGACCCGCTTGTCATCGTCGCCCGCCTGCTCTTTGGCGTTTCCATTGTCACCATTTACCCCattgtggtgctgctgggcag ATCCGTGGTGAAGGACTTGTGGGCAGCCCCGAAGCGCGGGGCCGTGGCAGTGTCTGAGGCACATGAGCGGCGCAGCCGGGTGGCACTGACGGTCACCTGGATGGCTGCCACGCTGGGCATCGCCCTGTTTGTCCCCGACATCGGCAAAGTCATCGAGCTCATTGGGGGCATCAGCGccttcttcatcttcatcttccCAGGCAAGA cagggctgtgcctcgTGTGCGTGACTGGGACCCGCAGCCTCGGGCCACGCAAAAA GGCCACCCAGGTGGGTGACCAGCATGAGCATGAGGAGAAGGGACGACATGAGCTGGGGCGATGGAGACTGCGAGGGGACAGTCCCAGCCTGCCCGGGACAGTCCGGGAAGGAGCACGGTGCTGA